The nucleotide window CCGGGGTGATCCGGCTTGATCCCGTTCATCGCGGCGGGCGCTGGGTACGGCAGCAAAACGTAGTCGATCGCGACGCAGTCGATCAAGGATTTCGAGGAGGGTACGAGATGGTTTCGAACGTCGGCCCGGACGGCAGCGGACATCCTGGTGAGGGCGCCGAGGCACCTCCTGCGCCGGGTCGACCGGCCAGTCGACCGCCGGCTGTGCAGGAGCCGACCGAACCGGCCCAGCCGTTGCCGCCCAAGGACGACCAGACCGACCTCAATCCCCCGACGGCGACCGGCGTCGCCTCGGCACAGCAACCCAGCGACCAGGGCCAGCAGGGGGCGTACCTGACGACGGCCCAGGGCGCCAGGTTGCGGGACACCGATCACTCGCTCAAGGCCGGTGAACGCGGACCGACGCTGCTGCAAGATCATCATCTGCGGGAGAAGATCACCCATTTCGATCATGAACGGATCCCCGAGCGGGTCGTGCACGCCCGCGGAGCTGCCGCGCACGGCGTCTTCGAGGGCTACGGTACGGCCGACAAGATCACCAAGGCCGGCTTCCTGGCCAAGGGAAAGCAGACTCCGGTCTTCACCCGGTTCTCCACCGTGCTGGGTTCACGCGGCTCGGCCGACACCGTACGTGACACCCGCGGGTTCGCGACCAAGTTCTACACCGACGGAGGAACCTTCGACCTGGTCGGCAACAACATGCCGGTCTTCTTCATCCAGGACGGCATCAAGTTCCCCGACATCATCCACGCCGGCAAGCCGCATCCGGATCGGGAGATCCCGCAGGCCCAAAGTGCCCACGACACCTTCTGGGACTTCGTCTCACTGCACACCGAGGCGCAGCACCACACCATCTGGAACATGTCCGATCGAGGAATCCCGCGGTCGTTCCGGATGATGGAAGGCTTCGGCATCCACACCTTCCGCTGCATCAACGCCGAGGGTGCCACGACCTTGATCAAATTCCATTGGAAGCCGAAGCTCGGTGTGCATTCGCTGACCTGGGAGGAAGCGCAACTGGCCTGCGGAATGGATCCCGACTTTCACCGTCGTGATCTTGCCGATGCGATCGAGGCCGGTGCGTTTCCCCAATGGGAGTTGGGCATCCAGGTGTTCGAGGACACGCCGGAGCAGACCTTCTCCGGCATCGACCTGCTGGACCCGACCAAGATCGTTCCGGAGGAGCTGGCGCCGGTGCAGCCGGTCGGACTGCTCACGCTGAATCGCAATCCGCTGAACTACTTCGCCGAGACCGAACAGGTCGCGTTCCATCCGGGCCATCTTCCGCCGGGCATCGACGTCACCGACGACCCGCTGCTGCAGGCGCGGTTGTTCTCCTATCTGGACACCCAGATCACCCGGCTGGCGGGTCCGAACTTCTCCCAGATCCCGATCAATCGGCCGCACGCACCGGTCAACGACATGTTCCGCGACGGCTGGCATCAGGATGCGGTGCACAGCGGCGTCGCGCCGTACCGGCCGAACTCGCTCGACGGCGGCTGCCCCTTCACCGCCGGTGTCGAGGACGGCGCGTTCATCGACGTCGAACTGAAACTGCCGCAGGCAGCGACCAAGCTGCGCGATCAGCCGGCGTCGTTCGATGATCATTTCAGCCAGGCACGACTGTTCTGGGTCAGCATGTCGCCGGCGGAGAAGGACCACATCATCAGTGCGTACGCCTTCGAGCTCGGCAAGTGCTACGAAAAGGCGATCCAGGAACGGCAGCTGCGCTGCCTGGCTCGGATCGACGCCGAACTCTGCGGCGAGGTCGCGTCACGGCTTGGACTGCCGGCGCCGTCGCCGGAGGAGTCTCCGGCCGAGGTGGACCCCAGCCCGGCACTCAGCCAGGCCGGACATCGGTGGCCGGTCGACGGCCGCAAGATCGGGGTCGTGATCGACGTCGATCAGCCGCCCGAGGACATCGCCGGGATCTGCCGGTGGATCGCCGACCAGGGAATGGTCGGGTTGCCGATCGCAGCCCACGGCGGTGCCGTCAACGGTCAGCCGATCGAACGGACCTTCGCCACCTGCCGCTCGATCGAAGTCGACGCGCTGTTGCTGGCGGGATCGCCCCCGCCCGCGCCCGATGCTCCGGTTCCCGCCGGTCAAGCGGGCAGCGGCAGTCAGCAACTCGACCCCCGGGTGACGGTGCTGATCGACGAATGCTTCCGGCAGTCGAAGGTGATCGGCGTCGTCGGCGCGGGCCGGACCGCCTTCGATCAAGCCGGCCACCACCCCGGCCCCGGCGTCGTCACCGGCGAGGACGCCGTCGCGGTCCTGGGCGAGATCACCGACCAACTCGCCGCCCACCGGGTCTGGTCCCGCTACCGCCCCGACCAGCCCTCTCCCGCCTGACGGGTGATCAGAGGATCGGGCGCCCGCCGGTTACGGCGATGCGGGCGCCCGAGACGTAGCTGCCTTCGTCGGATGCGAGCAGGACGTAGACCGGGGCCAGCTCGGCCGGCTGTCCCGGACGTTCCAGCGGCGCCTGCTGGCCGAAGTTCTCCACCTTCTCCTCCGGCATCGTGGACGGGATCAGCGGCGTCCAGATCGGGCCGGGGGCGACGCTGTTGGCGCGGATCCCGCGTTCGGCCAGCAGTTGAGCCAGCGACGCGGTCAGATTCGCGATCGCCGCCTTGGTTGCCGCGTACGGCGCCAACGTCGGCGACGGCGCGTCCGAGTTCACCGAGGACGATCCGATGATCGACGCGCCCTCGCTCATGTGCGGCAGCGACGCCTTCACCAGATGGAAGTAGGCGCTCAGGTTGGTGGCGATGGTGTAGTCCCACTCCTCGTCGCTGATCTCTTCCAGCGTCGGGTGGGTCATCTGGTAGGCGGCGTTGCTGACCAGGACGTCGATCCGGCCGAACTCCTCCACCGTACGGGAGATCAGTGCACGGCAGTCGTCGACCTTCGACAGGTCCCCGGCGACCAGCACGGCCCGACGACCGGCCTTGCGTACCCAGTCGGCGGTGTCCTCGGCATCCTCGTGCTCGTTCAGATAGCTGATCACCACGTCGGCACCCTCCCGGGCGTACGCGATGGCCACCGCCTTGCCGATCCCGCTGTCGGCTCCGGTGATCACGGCGACCTTGTCCTGCAATCGCCCCGACCCGGTGTAGCTGTCCTCGCCGTGATCGGCCTTCGGCTGCAGTTCGGCTTCGACGCCGGGCGGCTGCTGTTGCTGCGCGGGCTGGCTCATGATCAAACTCCTTGTTCGATGTCCAACGCTCGATGTCTGAGCAGCCCTTTACCCCTCCGGTACGACGGCAACCGGCCACCTGCTCGGCATACCGCAGCGTGGATCGGATCCGGCTGGGTACGACGTGGTCATGAACAGAGGAATCATCGGAACCATCATCGGCATCCTGGTCATCATCATCCTGGTGATCGTCATCCTGCAGCTCGTCTGACCAGGTCGGACCACTCCCCTGCTCGACCGGCGGTCGGCGTACCCGCGTGCGGCACGTCGACCGCCGACGTTTCCCAACCACGGCGGCCATCCACGCGCGATCGCCCCGACACCCCGGACGTTCCCCAACCACGGTTGCCATCGCACGCCCGGAATGCCGACTCGGCACGGTTCCTAACCACGCGTGCCATCCGGCCCACCAACTCGGGGTCAAGCCCTCCGGCACCGTGTACGTTTTCCCACCACAGTTGGCATCTGCAAGTGACCCAGCCCGAAAGCGCGTACGTTTCTCGACCAGTGTTGGCTTTTCGCACTCATAGCACGTCCAGCGCCCGATCGGCCCGAATCCGCAGGTGAATGCCCAGCGACGAGGTGGGTAAGGGCCGGACATGGCTGAACAGAACGTGAAGTACACGACTCCGGGCATGGAGAAGAAGGATGCCGAGCAGATCATCGACATCCTGCAGAAGCGGTTGAACTGCTACAACGATCTCCAGCTGACACTCAAGCATGTGCACTGGAACGTGGTCGGGCCGCACTTCATCGCCGTACACGAGATGATCGATCCACATGTCGAGGAAGTCCGCGCGATGGTCGACGCGACCGCCGAACGGATCGCCACGCTGGGTGGTTCGCCCCAGGGCACGCCGGGATCGCTGGTGGCCGACCGTACCTGGAACGACTACGAGATCGGCCGGGCGACCACTCAGGAACATCTGGCGGCACTCGACGTCGTCTACCGCGGCATCATCGCCGACACTCGCACGGCGATCGAGGACCTCGAGTCGCTGGATCCGGTCACCCAGGACATGATCATCGCGGACGCCCAAAAGCTGGAGTTGTTCCACTGGTTCGTCCGGGCGCACCTGGAGGATCCGAGTGGCCGGCTGAGCACCACCGACGGGTCGTCGAACAAGAGCCGGGCCACATCAAAGAGTTCGTGATCGGGACGAAGAGTTCGTGATCATGAATCGAGGCCAACGGCGCGGTTGATCTTGGTGCCGTCCTGCGCACCGAGCCGCGTCCAGCCGGCCACCACCACACGCCGCCGGCATCGCGGACCTCCTCGATGACCGCCGACCTGATTATCCACAGCGGCGCTGGGAACTGAGCAGACATGGACCCGGACGCGACGTTCCCGCCGCACGCGCTGCGCCAATATGCCCTGCTCGCCGACGGCGAACGGGGTGCCGTCATCGGTCCCCGCGGCGACATCGCCTGGTTGTGCGCGCCGCGCTGGGACAGCCCGGCGGTGTTCTCCTCCCTGCTCGGCGGCAACGGCCTGTACGCGGTGACGCCGACGGCCCGGTTCGTCTGGGGCGGCTTCTACGAGGACCGGTCGTTGATCTGGCGGTCCCGCTGGGTCACCGTCGACGGCATCATCGAGTGTCGGGAGGCGCTGGCGATGCCTGGCGACTCCGATCGCGTCGTCCTGCTGCGGCGAATCCTGGCCGTCGACGGCGACGCGGTGCTCCAAGTCAGGCTGGACCTGCGAGCAGATTTCGGCCGGAAAGACCCGAAGCTGCGGCGCGGGCACGGCATCTGGTCCGGCACAGCCGCGCAGATCTGGTCCGGCACCGCCGGGGACCTGGAGTTGCGCTGGTCGGGCGGAGGCGACGCCCGGCCCGATCGCACCGGCGCCCTGGAACTGGAGTTGAAGGTCCCGGCCGGCCGGCATCACGACCTGATCCTGGAGATCGCCGACGGCCCGCTGCCCGACCAGCCGCCCGATCCCGACCAGGCCTGGCGCAGCACCACGCAGACCTGGCGCGCCGAGGTCCCGGCCCTCGACGACGCGATTGCCGCCCGGGACGCCCAGCACGCCTATGCCGTCCTGCGCGGAATGACGTCGGCCACGGGCGCAATGGCGGCGGCGGCCACCACCAGCCTGCCCGAACGTGCCGAGCAGGGCCGCAACTACGACTATCGCTACGCCTGGATCCGCGACCAGTGCATGGCCGGGCAGGCGCTGGCGGCCACCGGTGCGCCGGAGCTGTTCGATCGCCACGTCGACTTCGTCGTCGATCGGGTGCTGGCCGACGGCGAACGCCTGCGACCGGCGTACACGGTCACCGGCGAGCAGATCCCGGACGAGGAGGTGCTCGACGTCCCCGGCTACCCCGGCGGTTACAGCGTCACCGGCAACCGGGTGAATTCGCAGTTCCAGCTGGATGCGCTGGGCGAGACGCTGCTGTTGTTCGGCGCGGCCGCCACCGCGGATCGGCTGACCGCCGACGGGTGGCGGGCCGCCGAGATCGCGGCGGCAGCGGTCGAGAAGCGGTGGCGAGAACCCGAAGCGGGCCTGTGGGAACTGGAGAATCGGCAGTGGACGCACAGCCGGCTGATCTGCGTGGCGGGTCTGCGTGCGGTCAGCGCGTTCGCTCCGGAGCCGGCCCGGGGCAACGCCTGGCTGGCGTTGTCGGAGCGGATGCTGGCCGAGACGTCCGCCGCCGCGTTGCATCCCTCCGGCAGCTGGCAACGTGCCCCCGACGACGAGCGGGTGGACGCCGCCCTGTTGCTGCCGCCGCTGCGCGGCGCCCTCCCCGCCGATGATCCGCGCACCCTGGCCACCCTCCGTACGGTGCAGGAGGAACTGGCCAGCGACCATTACCTATACCGCTTCCGGCAGGACTCACAACCACTCGGCGACGCCGAAGGCGCCTTCCTGCTCTGCGGCTTCACGATGGCGATGGCGCTGCATCAGCAGGGCCGACAACCGGACGCGATGCGCTGGTTCGAGCGCAACCGGGCGGCGTGCGGTCCGCCCGGCCTCTTCAGCGAGGAGTACGACGTACGCCAGCGCCAGCTGCGCGGCAACCTGCCGCAGGCCTTCGTGCACGCACAGCTACTGGAGGCCGCCGTCCGGCTGGGTAAACCCTGGCCGGCCGGAGGCGGCGCGATCGGAGCGCCGTGAATCGGGTGCCGGTGAGCCGGCGGCGGTCAGTGAGCCGATTGGGCCGGTTGCGGCCGGACCCTGGCGAACTCGCGGGTGCGGACTCGTCGCGTTGCCGGCATACGGCTGCGGTGCCGGGTGATGTCCATCCGCAGGTTCTTGGTGATCTTCCGCAGCCGTCGCGACACCGACATCTGGCTGATGCCCAGTTCGGCCGCGATGGCCGACTGCGAAGAACCTTCCTCGAACCGCATCCGGAGCAGGTTCCGGTCCTGCCGGGACAGTCGCTGGCAGGCAGCCTGGACCTCGCCGAGCAGCTGACGACGCTCCTCGGTGTCCTCCACCTCCTCGAAGCCCGGGTCAGCCGCGCCGATCACGTCGGCGGCACCGACCATCCCCTCGGTGGTGTCCAGCGATGCCGAGCTGAACGCGTTGCTGCGCATCGCCTCCAGCACCTCGGCGCGATCCGCTCCCAGCCACTGGGCGATGTCGGCCACACTCGGCGTCGCCGACTGCTGCTGGGCCAGTTCGGACCAGGCGGCGGCCACCTCGCTGTGCAACTCCTGCAGCCGGCGCGGAGGCCGCACCGTCCAGCAGTGGTCGCGGAAGTGTCGTTTGAGTTCACCGGTGATCGTCGGCACCGCGAACGGAAGAAACGCGCCGTTGTCCGGCTGGTAGCGATGCACGGCTTGCATCAGGCCCATCCGGGCCACCTGAATCAGATCGTCGAGGTCCTCACCGCGGGAGCGATAGCGGCGTGCCAGCGAGTCGGCGATCGGCAGATTGAGCTTCACCGCCAACCCCAGCAACCGCTGGCGTTCGGGCTCTGACAGTCCCGGCTCCTTCGCCTGGGTCAACAGCTCTGAGGTGCGCCGCTCGCGGCGGTCGGCATCCCACTCATGGTGCCCATGTGGTCCGGGTGGCGACTGTTGATCACGAGCAATGTGTGGAGCAGAGTCGTGCTTCGGCCCCGAATCCCTTACCGAGACGGAATTCCTTGCTGAACTGGAATCCCTCAGTGCACTTGCATACATGGTTCTCTCCCCTTGGGGACTGAGAACGTCCGTGGCAGGCTGCTCAACCACTTCTCACACCAAACCACGAACCCGGACGTTTGGCAACCCCAACGATCCATGATCAACATCGCTGCGCACAGCTGAGGTCCAGCGACCGTTTGCGGCGCTGCCGAGCGGGTAATGCACAGAACCACCCCAGCGCAGAGGAGGGCTCTGGTGCGCGCTGTCACCTGGCAAGGTCATCGCCACGTCGCCGTCGAGAACGTCGCCGACCCGAAGCTCGTCGAGGACGACGACGTGATCATCTCCGTCACCTCCGCGGCCATCTGCGGCTCGGATCTTCATCTGTACGAGGTGCTCGGCCCGTTCATGCACCGCGGCGACATCCTCGGCCACGAAGCGATCGGCGTCGTCCAGGAGGCCGGCCCGGCCGTCCGTGAGCTGGCGGTCGGTGATCGCGTCGTCGTTCCGTTCAACATCTGTTGCGGCCACTGCTACATGTGCCGTCGCGGTCTGCAGTCCCAGTGCGAGACGACCCAGGTCCGCGAGCACGGCAGCGGCGCCGCACTGTTCGGCTACTCCGAGCTGTACGGCTCGGTGCCGGGTGCACAGGCAGAGTTGCTCCGGGTGCCGTTCGCCAACTACGGTCCGATCAAGATCACCGACGATCGACCGGACGAGCGCTACTTGTACCTGTCCGACATCCTGCCGACCGCATGGCAGGCGGTCGCCTACGCCGACCCGGAACCGGGCAGCACGGTGGTGGTGATCGGACTCGGCCCGGTCGGCCAACTGTGCGCTCGGATCGCCGCCGGCAAAGGGCATCGGGTGATCGCCGTCGACCCGATCGACTATCGTCGCGAGATCGCCTCCGAGCACGGCATCGAATCCATCGACCTTGATCAACAGACGGTGGAAACGATCATGGACGCCACCGAGGGTCGCGGCGCCGACGCCAGCATCGACGCAGTCGGGATGGAGGCGCACGGCTCACCGGCGAAGGTGGCGCAGCGGGCCGCCGGGATGCTTCCCGACACGGTGGCCCGCAAGCTGATGACCAACGCCGGGGTGGATGCGTTGGGGGCGCTGTCGCTGGCGTTGCAGACGGCGCGTCGCGGCGGCACCGTGTCGCTCGCCGGTGTGTACGGAGGGATGACCGACCCACTGCCGATGATGCAGATGTTCGATCGCCAACTGCAGTTGCGGATGGGTCAGTGCAACGTGCGGCACTGGATCGACGAGTTGATGCCGTTGGTCGACGACGCCGAAGATCCACTGGGGTTGGAGAGTCTGGCCACCCATCGGTTGCCGCTGGTGGCAGCGCCCGACGCCTATCGGATGTTTCAGCGCAAGGAAGACAACTGCCTGAAGATCATTCTGCATCCGCAGCGCTGATCATCCGGGTTGATCGGGTCAGCGTGGAGATCAACTCGACGAACCGATCGCCGTCGCTGACCGGCCAGGAGTGCGGTGCGTCCGGCATGATCAACAACTCCGCACCGCTGCGGTCCGCCAGGTCGGCCGCGTACGGCAGCGGGCTGATCCGGTCGGCGTCACCGTGCACGATCGTGACCGGCTGCCGCGCCTGCGGCAATTCCCGCTCCAGTGGGTAGTCGATCGCCGACCGCAGTCCGCGGTAGATGCCGGACAGACCGGCGCGGACCCAGTCCTGAGACTGCGTGCGGAGCCTCGGCGAATCGGGGTGCTGTTCGCCGCCGAGCCAGGCCGCCAGCATTGCCGGCACGCTGCGTCGCTGCGGGTCGATGGTGGGGCTGATCAACAACAGCCGGCCGACGTCCGCACCGGCTCGTACCGCCGCGACCGCACCCTGGGTGCCCACCGACATGCCGACCAGCATGTCGGCGGGGCCGTACTGCCACGTCTGGTCGGCGATTCGGCGACCGTAGGAATCAAGATCACTGCCGGCCGCCGGCCAGCCCAGCGGCGGGCACAAGGCAACGCTGTGTCCAGCCGATCTCAACGCGTCGGCGGCGGGTTGCAGGTAACGCCGGACGGCCAGTCCGGGCACCATGATCACGCGGGCCATGGTGCCTCCGTCAGGCCCTTGATCACCCGGTCGACGGCAAGCGGCGACCACGGTCGGCGGGCGGGCGGAATCGCGTCCAGGGCGGCCCCGTAGCGAGCCAACGATCCGATGTCGTGCGGCCAGCGGTCCGGATCCACTGCCAGCATCGTCGGCTCGGCGCCGTGCTTCCTGATCACCGCTGCGAAGTCGTCGGCGGTGGCGATCCCGGGTGAGGACACCCCGTGCTGGAACGCCAGCACCAGCACCCGTCGATAGGAATCGGCCGTTTGGAGATGGCGATCCAAGGCCGCGAGCGCGTCCTGCACCGCGAAGTAGGTCCAGAACGGCACCAACGCCCGATTGGCGATCCGCCACGGGTCCGAGAGGATGAAGGACGGCACGATCAGCGTGTCGGTGCGTTCCCCACGCTCGGCGAGCCAGTCGCGGAGGATGTCGGCGACCGGATGGGCAGGCTGCTGCGGGCCGGTGTAGCCGATCTCGACCAGCGGATGATCATGGTCGTCGCACCATCGCCGGACGGCCTCGACGAATTCCGGCTCGGCACCCCACTCGGCTTCGGCGGCCTCACCGTCCGGCGGTGGCGCATGCGGCCGGGACAGGTGCTCCCGCGGGCTCAGACCACCCAGACCGCCGGTCTGGAACCAGTGCCGTTCGTCCACCCGGGTCGACGGCCAGCGAAGTTGATCATTGATCAGGAACACCGGCGCCCCCGGAGCGAGCCGGTCGGTCAGGAACTGCAGGTAGGCACGATGCAGCGACCGCCACTTCACCCGGAAGTACGTCATCCGAGCCGTCATCAGCCGGTCCTGTGCGGAGTCGTGCATCTGATGCAGCACGATCTCCGGGTTCGCCCGTAGCAGGGCGGGACCCCACTGCCGGCCGAACTCCAGTGCCTGGTCCGGGCGGTCCGGGTCGCCGAGCCGGTGCACCGGCACCAGCAGGGTCTGCGGCAGCCACGGGATCTGCATCACCGCGGCGAGATGGGCCAGCGCGCCGTTGCTCGACCCGATCATCACCGCCGGGTAGTTCCGCGGCGGGAACTCCGCCGCGAACGCCTCGGCCACGGCGCCGAGATCCACCTGATCAAGATGGTGCGGTCGCACCCCCTCGGCGCCTCCCACCCGGCGGTACAGTTCCCGCAGCGCCGGCCACGGCATCCGGCCGGCGACCCGGACAACGCGCCCCAGCCATTCCGGATTACCGAGGTTGGAGAACGGCCGGCCCCGCAACGCCGCCGCGATAGAGGCATGCATGACCGAGGCGGAGTCGAAGGAGGCAACGACCCTCTCTGGTGGCAACGGCACCCGGCGCACCCTTCCTGACCTGCTCGACAGCTCCTGCTGTTGCCCACGTACCCCGTGCCGAGTCGATCAATCCTCAAGCCTCGGCGCGGCGGGCGCGGATGCTCAGCGGCACGGCGATCCAAAGCACCGCGGTGCCGACGAACATGACCGCTCCCACCAGCAATCCCAGTGGATGCTGCAGCACCACCTCGAAGATCAACAACACGGCGCCGGAGAACAAGATCGCGCTGGCCACCATGCAGATGATCAAGATCCGGTTGCCGATGGTGACCAGCGTGCGCATCGCTCCCCTCCGGAACAGCAACCGGTGCGCGCTCACCGGGGCCAGCGCCAGGATCGAGATCGCAGCGGCCAGCACCACCAGCGCAAGGTAGACGGCGGTCTCGAAGTCGCTCATCATGGAGAACCGCTGCTGGAACGGCAAGGTCAGCAGGAAGCCGGCCAGCAACTGCGTGCCGGTCTGGGTGATCCGGAGCTCCTGCTGGATGTCCCGCCAGTTCCGGTCGTAGCGTTCGGCCCCGGTCTCGTTGCGGTCCTGGCGACTGTCGCGGTCAGTCATCAGCTCTTCCCAGCGCTACCGGCCGGCACCCCGAGCTCCTGTTCGATCTCTTCCAGGGAACGGTTCCTGGTCTCCGGCAGCCGCCACCAGAAGTAGCCGAACGAGAGCACCCCGAAGCCGGCGTAGATCCAGAAGGTCACCGGCTTGCCCCAGGCACCGACCAGTTGCAGGAAGAAGTACGAGACCAGGAAGTTCGCGGCCCAGTTGGTCACCGTGGCCACACTCATCGCCTTGCTGCGAACGGCCAGCGGATAGATCTCGCTGATCATCAGCCAGAAGACCGGTCCGAGTCCGATGGCGAAACCGGCCATGAAGAGCAGCAGGAAGACCAACGCGAGCCAGCCGAGGTGCTGCCAGGACGGCAGTTCGAACCACAACCCGAGCCCGACCAGGGCGACGATCGCGGCCGCGGTCCCGATCAGCAACAGCGGCCGACGGCCGACCCGGTCCATCAACAGGACAGCGATCACGGTGAAGACGACGTTGGTGATGCCGACCGACACGGCCTGCAGGACCGAGTCGCTGGCGCTCAGTCCTGTGTAGTGCAGGATCGTCGCCGAGTAGTAGATCACCGTGTTGACGCCGATCAGCTGCTGCCCGGCGGCCAAGATCAATCCGACCACCATCAACGGTCGCAGCGGCACCCGGAACAGGTCGCGGATTCCCTTGCCTGCTTCCAGCTTCGTGGTCTGCTCGATGTCGTCGATCTCCTGATCGACCTCATCGGCCTGACGGGTCCGGCGCAGCACCTCACGCGCCTCGTCCAGCCGCCCCTTGGACACCAGCCAGCGCGGCGACGCCGGGACCGTCAGCATCCCGAGCGCGAGCGCGAGGCCGGGTACTGCGGACAGGCCGAGCATCCACCGCCAGGTGCCGTCGACGTTCTGGAAGCCGGCCGCGACCAGGTAGGAGACCAGGATGCCGGTGGTGACCATCAGCTGGTTGAAGCTGGTCACACCACCGCGCAGCCGCGGCGGCGCCTGCTCGGAGATGTATTCCACCGACACGAAGGAGGCCGTGCCGACCGCGAGGCCGAGCACGAAGCGCGCCACCAAAAGGAAGTCGATCGATGGGGCGAACCCGGAGGCGAGCCCGCCGACCACG belongs to Microlunatus elymi and includes:
- a CDS encoding alcohol dehydrogenase catalytic domain-containing protein is translated as MRAVTWQGHRHVAVENVADPKLVEDDDVIISVTSAAICGSDLHLYEVLGPFMHRGDILGHEAIGVVQEAGPAVRELAVGDRVVVPFNICCGHCYMCRRGLQSQCETTQVREHGSGAALFGYSELYGSVPGAQAELLRVPFANYGPIKITDDRPDERYLYLSDILPTAWQAVAYADPEPGSTVVVIGLGPVGQLCARIAAGKGHRVIAVDPIDYRREIASEHGIESIDLDQQTVETIMDATEGRGADASIDAVGMEAHGSPAKVAQRAAGMLPDTVARKLMTNAGVDALGALSLALQTARRGGTVSLAGVYGGMTDPLPMMQMFDRQLQLRMGQCNVRHWIDELMPLVDDAEDPLGLESLATHRLPLVAAPDAYRMFQRKEDNCLKIILHPQR
- a CDS encoding SDR family oxidoreductase, whose amino-acid sequence is MSQPAQQQQPPGVEAELQPKADHGEDSYTGSGRLQDKVAVITGADSGIGKAVAIAYAREGADVVISYLNEHEDAEDTADWVRKAGRRAVLVAGDLSKVDDCRALISRTVEEFGRIDVLVSNAAYQMTHPTLEEISDEEWDYTIATNLSAYFHLVKASLPHMSEGASIIGSSSVNSDAPSPTLAPYAATKAAIANLTASLAQLLAERGIRANSVAPGPIWTPLIPSTMPEEKVENFGQQAPLERPGQPAELAPVYVLLASDEGSYVSGARIAVTGGRPIL
- a CDS encoding sigma-70 family RNA polymerase sigma factor; amino-acid sequence: MKLNLPIADSLARRYRSRGEDLDDLIQVARMGLMQAVHRYQPDNGAFLPFAVPTITGELKRHFRDHCWTVRPPRRLQELHSEVAAAWSELAQQQSATPSVADIAQWLGADRAEVLEAMRSNAFSSASLDTTEGMVGAADVIGAADPGFEEVEDTEERRQLLGEVQAACQRLSRQDRNLLRMRFEEGSSQSAIAAELGISQMSVSRRLRKITKNLRMDITRHRSRMPATRRVRTREFARVRPQPAQSAH
- a CDS encoding DUF6328 family protein: MTDRDSRQDRNETGAERYDRNWRDIQQELRITQTGTQLLAGFLLTLPFQQRFSMMSDFETAVYLALVVLAAAISILALAPVSAHRLLFRRGAMRTLVTIGNRILIICMVASAILFSGAVLLIFEVVLQHPLGLLVGAVMFVGTAVLWIAVPLSIRARRAEA
- a CDS encoding Dps family protein produces the protein MAEQNVKYTTPGMEKKDAEQIIDILQKRLNCYNDLQLTLKHVHWNVVGPHFIAVHEMIDPHVEEVRAMVDATAERIATLGGSPQGTPGSLVADRTWNDYEIGRATTQEHLAALDVVYRGIIADTRTAIEDLESLDPVTQDMIIADAQKLELFHWFVRAHLEDPSGRLSTTDGSSNKSRATSKSS
- a CDS encoding glycoside hydrolase family 15 protein — translated: MDPDATFPPHALRQYALLADGERGAVIGPRGDIAWLCAPRWDSPAVFSSLLGGNGLYAVTPTARFVWGGFYEDRSLIWRSRWVTVDGIIECREALAMPGDSDRVVLLRRILAVDGDAVLQVRLDLRADFGRKDPKLRRGHGIWSGTAAQIWSGTAGDLELRWSGGGDARPDRTGALELELKVPAGRHHDLILEIADGPLPDQPPDPDQAWRSTTQTWRAEVPALDDAIAARDAQHAYAVLRGMTSATGAMAAAATTSLPERAEQGRNYDYRYAWIRDQCMAGQALAATGAPELFDRHVDFVVDRVLADGERLRPAYTVTGEQIPDEEVLDVPGYPGGYSVTGNRVNSQFQLDALGETLLLFGAAATADRLTADGWRAAEIAAAAVEKRWREPEAGLWELENRQWTHSRLICVAGLRAVSAFAPEPARGNAWLALSERMLAETSAAALHPSGSWQRAPDDERVDAALLLPPLRGALPADDPRTLATLRTVQEELASDHYLYRFRQDSQPLGDAEGAFLLCGFTMAMALHQQGRQPDAMRWFERNRAACGPPGLFSEEYDVRQRQLRGNLPQAFVHAQLLEAAVRLGKPWPAGGGAIGAP
- a CDS encoding alpha/beta fold hydrolase, with the translated sequence MARVIMVPGLAVRRYLQPAADALRSAGHSVALCPPLGWPAAGSDLDSYGRRIADQTWQYGPADMLVGMSVGTQGAVAAVRAGADVGRLLLISPTIDPQRRSVPAMLAAWLGGEQHPDSPRLRTQSQDWVRAGLSGIYRGLRSAIDYPLERELPQARQPVTIVHGDADRISPLPYAADLADRSGAELLIMPDAPHSWPVSDGDRFVELISTLTRSTRMISAADAE
- a CDS encoding catalase, coding for MVSNVGPDGSGHPGEGAEAPPAPGRPASRPPAVQEPTEPAQPLPPKDDQTDLNPPTATGVASAQQPSDQGQQGAYLTTAQGARLRDTDHSLKAGERGPTLLQDHHLREKITHFDHERIPERVVHARGAAAHGVFEGYGTADKITKAGFLAKGKQTPVFTRFSTVLGSRGSADTVRDTRGFATKFYTDGGTFDLVGNNMPVFFIQDGIKFPDIIHAGKPHPDREIPQAQSAHDTFWDFVSLHTEAQHHTIWNMSDRGIPRSFRMMEGFGIHTFRCINAEGATTLIKFHWKPKLGVHSLTWEEAQLACGMDPDFHRRDLADAIEAGAFPQWELGIQVFEDTPEQTFSGIDLLDPTKIVPEELAPVQPVGLLTLNRNPLNYFAETEQVAFHPGHLPPGIDVTDDPLLQARLFSYLDTQITRLAGPNFSQIPINRPHAPVNDMFRDGWHQDAVHSGVAPYRPNSLDGGCPFTAGVEDGAFIDVELKLPQAATKLRDQPASFDDHFSQARLFWVSMSPAEKDHIISAYAFELGKCYEKAIQERQLRCLARIDAELCGEVASRLGLPAPSPEESPAEVDPSPALSQAGHRWPVDGRKIGVVIDVDQPPEDIAGICRWIADQGMVGLPIAAHGGAVNGQPIERTFATCRSIEVDALLLAGSPPPAPDAPVPAGQAGSGSQQLDPRVTVLIDECFRQSKVIGVVGAGRTAFDQAGHHPGPGVVTGEDAVAVLGEITDQLAAHRVWSRYRPDQPSPA